CATTAAGAGTCGACCAAGTTCTGCCTTGACCTATTTCACCACTCTGAGAGTAGCTTCTAGGTGAGATGTTTTGTTGCACTGTCATAGTGCCTTGGCTAAATGAGTGAATTTCCTTATGAAGCAATTGCACCCTCGAGCCATTCACCTTATCAAACATCTCTCTCAAATCCTCCAAGACCTTGTACGCACTCGATGCATACAACACAATACTTAGTAAAACAGGTCTAACAACATTCATAATCCATGAAAGGACAACAATATTCACCTTTTCCAATAGATCATGTAGTTCAGGTGCAAATCTAGATTTAAGATATCGACCATCTACAAACCCTAGCTTGCTTTTACCTAGCAGACCAATTCGCATAGCACGACTCCACAATGCATAGTTTTCAGCTCCAACAAGTTCAAGAGAGATCAAAGAACTACCTGGTGTGTCGGTTGGTTGTAAGTACAAGGGGTGATTATGACCGATTGTAGGGAAGACACTTCCTCCAGTTGTAGCATACACTGGATTTGAAGTTCCAGTAGCATTTGTAGAAGTAGTGCCATGAATTACATCTTCAATTGCCATCTCTAGCTGAATTAATGATTGAACAACAAAAAACAAGCCCTAGCTTCAATTAGAGTTCCCTCATGATAATTCACTCACTTAATTGAGTGAATTAGAGAAACCAACGAAGACAACTGAGTTATTGAGTGCCACTGATTAGCGTCacaagctctgataccatgataactataacgacctgacttgtcgttttaagaatttacgccccgtt
Above is a window of Nicotiana tomentosiformis unplaced genomic scaffold, ASM39032v3 Un00134, whole genome shotgun sequence DNA encoding:
- the LOC138903909 gene encoding uncharacterized protein, with the translated sequence MAIEDVIHGTTSTNATGTSNPVYATTGGSVFPTIGHNHPLYLQPTDTPGSSLISLELVGAENYALWSRAMRIGLLGKSKLGFVDGRYLKSRFAPELHDLLEKVNIVVLSWIMNVVRPVLLSIVLYASSAYKVLEDLREMFDKVNGSRVQLLHKEIHSFSQGTMTVQQNISPRSYSQSGEIGQGRTWSTLNACREYKQANSLL